GAAGGGGAGGAGAGGCCATGGAAGTGCCTTGGGGTCATATCTGAAGTCTTTGGTtgtctgtctttgttttgtcttgtgtCTCTCTGGCCCGCCGTCTCTTATTTATGTAACAATAAATTTCTGCCTGCCAGATGCTCTGCCTCGTGGCAGGCTGTGGGTGAGAGGTCTGTGCCGCGGTGTTAAAACCCagcagctttcagcagcagggagaaTTTCTGTTTGCGTGCGTGTCCATCGTTATCGTTATAGAGATGCTCAGGGGAAATGAAATACCATAGGGACCCCTTGCCCCCTCACCAGCCACTCAGCATCACAACAGTGTTCTGAGGGCATCTCCACTGCAGCTGGTAGCGATCTGCATGGGATGAGCTGTTAAGCTTCTTTATCGTGTCCTGCCAGGATCTGCGTGCAACAGAGCAAtcggatttttttttttcaattcagaTGTGCAAGGCTGGATTGTAAAATAAGCCATCTTTGTTTCTCTCCATGTCTTAGCTCGTGCAGTCCACCGCCTATTGGAAAACCGTCACCATGGTGTCCCCTGGCCATCCTCGGTCTACCCCATTACACAGCTGACCAACTCCATCATCAAGCGGGTGAACGAGGCCTCGGGCCTCTACCAGATGTTCAGTGTCCTGGCTGACATCATCCTGCTGAGAGAGTGAGTGAGTGAGCAATTATCCCCAGCACTGCGCTCCAcggtttcatttcttttccttcactgtcaCTGCCTTTGGTGCCACCACAAAAACTGCTGCATTGCTGCCACTGATGTCACACAGGCAGACTCCTCAAAACCTGTACGTCTGCCATCActggtgctgctgtccccagtTCTGCAGATTATTTCCTCTTAAAAGTCTGACATGGTCCACACCGTCCTGCTAGGGTCAgagcttttgttctctttcactGTCCCTAGGGAAAAACTTTCCTTGGGCACTGTTAATAGAGGAATCTGAGAGTCTCTGAATAGAATGAAGTCTTGTAACCATATATGCAGCCTTCTTAAGCTCTGTATCAAGCCCAGCCCAGATCTGTAGTGACTACTAATGATAGCTATCTGATGGCTCTTTGGCCTTAGCCTCATTCTGCTGAGGGAGTGTTGGATCCCAGATGGATTTTCTCTGGCAGAAAGATCTTAACGGTTGTGGTTGCGATTTGTAGGAATGCCACATCGTTTGAATACCTGGAAGAATATCCAGTTGGAATCTTGGCTGAGCTGGAAACACAGACGGGGAGAAAAGCTCCCTCTGGGCTGTTTGTTGTCATCATGGAGTACGGGAGGAATTTCTCAGGAGATGACAAGGATGTCTTCTACTACAACCGAGCTGTGGGAGAGGCACAGCATGCCTGGCAGTCCAACTTTTTGCACCCTGTTATTTATTACTACAAGCGCCTCCCAACAGGTGAGCTTTCTAGCCTCTCTGTTAGTTATCTGATAAGAGCAAAACTAAGAGAGAGGAAGATAGTCGAGAGCCAGAGTGGGTATGGGGCAAGACTGGAATGTGCTGCTAATTCTCTACTACTTTCATATCCATCGTGTGAGGACGCACTTGCTGCCCCTGTgtgagctgaagaaaagaagcttcCATTAGTCCTGCCAAAATGGGGCAGGTCATACTAGAAACCTCACATTGGAGAAGATGGTTAAACAGGTATGCTGTCTCCAGAGTCATGCAGCAGCAATGAACATTGCCTCCCTTTGCAGCCTGGAGTGCGTGCATTCTGCAGAGTCCCAACAGTTAGAATTGGGCTGTTTTGTCTTCCTGCCTGAAGGAAGCTGCTTTCTGTGGCCCCATCAGGTCTGAGAGGCTGTGTAGTGATTGAAGCAGCCAGAAGCAAACGTTTGAAGATAAATGTTTTATCCAGCAAACCCAGTGAGAACGTGTTTCCTTGGGAAATAGCGTGTGCTGAATCTTCATCTCCAGAAGCTTAGTGTCAGGGTCTGGCCTGACTTGCACAGAAAGGAATGTGATTGGTAGCTGCATTAAAGTTTGAACACAGTTCAGCCTGGCTGGCAGTCTCTACCCAAAGGGAACAGGAGTGAAAAGTGAAATGGCAGGAAATAACTGTGGTCAGGGACAAGGGGCAGCTCTGTGGTGGCAGGGCTTTTCAGGACAGAGCTAACAGAGGGGATTGTAAATGAAAGTAAGGTAGGGATTAGAAGGTcagaacaaaaactgaacagctgctgtggttgctttctgctttccaagccctttttaatgcagttttgaTTTTGAGATTTTTGCCCTTAATGGTCTCTTGGCAGAGCGTGAGATGAGACTTCATCCCCCAGATTGGCCTCTCCCCCGCCCAGATGCCATCCATCACATCGTGGAGGATTTTCTGACAGACTGGACAGCCCCAAACGCTCACATCCTGCCACTGAGGCGTTTCTTGGAGAACTGCCTCAGCACTGACCTGCGCAATTTCTTTGCAGGTAATTTGAGCCCAGGGTggaagatggaggaggaggaggggggatgCGAGGGACGTGTGACAGGAGTGATCTCTTCTGCAAGTAACTGAGATCTGCCTGTGATGCACTGATAATTGCAGTCAGTGGCACCTTTCTGATACACTCTCCAGACAGTAGAACGTGCTGGTGCTGTGTGTATGTTCCCAGATAGCATTTGCTCTTGCTCACCTCCACAAAAAGACTGATGCAAGTACACCCAGGTTCATGAGTACATGAGATTCAGTTCAGTCCCCTTTGCAGCTGTAGTTTGCCTTGTTCTCCCATTATCCAGATGTTCCTTTTTGCCATCAGATGCCTGACCTGTTCTCATTTACCATGGGTGGGATTGTTTCCATCAGGGAGATGAGTGGAAATGGGAGTGTTGGGATATGGGAGCTGGAGAACCTCTGCTGCCTCCCTTCTTGGTCTGGCAGCCTAATGGGGAAACACCACATGGCACACAGAGAACCAGTTCTCTGGTATGAAGGTGATGACAGAGAGCTGAAAACTCAAGTCTTTTTCCTGTCAGTGTACACTGCAGGTGCCAATCTGCATCTCCTGATACTTGGAGCCTTGAGTCAGTTGCTCTGCTGCAACCCTGAGCCAAAGCTCCAGGTGTGAAACTGTTCTTCCCTGatcctttctgccttctgtcTCAGGTTTCTTCAAGAGCTTATGTGTATTGTTCTCTACATGGTTTCTCTGgttaatatgatttttttatgttttccttggcagaatcctgttttctctttgtcctCACACATCAGAAACTGCCTCCCTTCTGTCAGCAGGGGTATGCAAGAATGCAAGGGCTTGCTGGGAGCGAGAGGCTTCGACGTCACGCAGTGGATGCTGGGCTGCTGGAGGATTATGCTGTCACAGGACTCTCAGGTGACAAACTCCCTGACAGCCGCCAAGGGTCCCAAGACCAGTTGCTGAGAGACCATGTGATACCGCTCCGTCCTCTGCACCATCTCGTTAATGCCAAGGATGAATTTTAGACTGTCTCTCACCACGTGGGAATCCACAGGTGCTGCTGTGACAATACTGTTAACAGAGATCCACGGCGGGATTCTCCCCTCTCCTACATGCCTCTTACATCCCAGCCCCTTCCGCTGATCATGAATTGCCAAAGACCCGCTCAGATCTTGCTGTTACCAAGAGGACCAACGTGCTCTGAAGGATAAGTCAGAGCCTAAAATCCGACGATGCTGAGGCTCCTGCTTTGTCCTCGAAGAGTTCAGAGTTGCTTGAAGATGGTGTTTGTGTTTATGTGGTGAACCGGTATTCACAGCGACAGCCAGGGGTCAAAGAAGGGAGAGTTCAGGGATTCCTGTCACCTGCCTCTTCCAAGAGAACTGGCTTATGTTCTGTTTCAGCCCTGTGCAAGCTTTCTGCTCGCTGGATGCTCTGCATACTTGAAGATTTGTTTGTATTCTAGACAAACTTCATGGCAGTTTCCCTGCATTTGAGTTGGGGCAGGCACAGAGCTTGGCTGGGGAGAGATGGTGGGTTTTAGTTACTGTATGAGTAGGATAATAGGTCACTTCCTGCAGAGAACGTTCCCTCTGCAGGGGTGAATATCTTGCTTAGAACACCCAGGACACAGTTACACTGAGCTCCACTCCTTGTCCTAGCAGATTTCTTCTCCTACACCAAAAAGCCTGAAATGTTACCCCTGTGTTTTATAAAGCATGACCAATATTGTTCCTATTTGCACTATGTCCCATCAAGGAAGTTTGGGATGAACTTTGGTGTTGGTAAAATGCAcgttttcttatttcttatccCCTCCAGTCACCTTGAAACCTCCCAAGCTTTGACTGGTTGGTTATGTGCACTTTATTGCTCCCTTTTTGCTACCACATACATTTGTCACCTTCCAGGGGGTTCCTTCCAAAGCCTtttgagctgcagagcagaagtttAGAGTCCAACCTTACGATGTCTGTGTGATTCTAGGAAACAGAGACAGCGAGAACAGACTTGTGTCTCCACACACATCTTCCAGTTCGTAGCACCTGAACAAACACCCCTTTGGACTCGTGCTTCCTGGATCACAGCAGGGCTGTACCTGCAGCTCTCGGGATGCTTTGAGAGAAGAAGTGGATCAGATGACCAATGAGTCGGGCTTTGCTGCCCCCTGGTTCTGTGCTGCCTGTAGGTCCTGAATGCAGGTCTGTTGTTGCTCATGTATTGTTGAGCAAACACGGCAGCTCTCATTCACACCCCGTTGATTCCTCTGGATCCCTTTGATTCGGCCACCAGTGGAGCACCCACAGACACCATTCCATCCTTGTCCTGCGGAGCTGTACTTCGGTGTGTGTTGTGTTACAGTGGGTTCCTGCCTGCCGTGCTCTGTAGTCTGCCGCTGCTGTGTTGTATGGGTATCTCCTTCCTACGAACTCTAAACAAAACCATGACGTTAACATAGAGGTGCGCCATCATTCCTCCAGCCCATTGCGGCGCAACATCCTGTTCCCCAGCTGACAGCCGCAGCAGCCAATAAAACCGCACCGCTCTGGTGAGGGCGCGTGCTGGAGGGCGGGACCGCTGGGCGGAAGCGGGGCTGAGCAGGGGTCACCTCCGGGCCGGGGCCGTTACCCgtgcgggcggggggcgggagGAGCTCGGGGTTGTGCGGGGTGTCCCCATCCACGCGTCCCTCCGTTCCCTTCGCAGATGGCCCAGCGGCTGGCCATAAGGCGCCTGCTGGCCCTGGGGCGCAGGCCGCTGCCCCTCGGGCCCAGGCAGTTGGCCCCGCACGGCGTACACGGCCGGGCCTTCGGCTGCTCGGCGACCCGCGGCAGCGCCTTCAACGTGCAGGACGGAGGCGACTTCCAGGAGCGGGTGGTGAACAGCCCCAAGCCCGTGGTGGTGGATTTCTATGCACAGTAAGTGCTGCGAACGGCGAGCACCGAGCTCTGCTGTGTGGAGCAGTACGGACTTGTATTGCTGTGTGAAGGCTGCGGTGTGTGATACATAATCAGTGTGAGCAGACACGGCTCACTGTGCTGATTGCACAGTGGGGTGATGCGATCAGCCGGGTAACAGCATGCGAGAGGGGGGACGAGTGGTGAGAAGTGTATGGAGGGCAGTGAAGGCTGGTGGACCTGGTTAATGTTTATACTTAAAGTGCCACCACTTTGTGTCAGCATGAAGACAGAAGAGTTGAAGCAGTGCTATGGgcgcctacctgtgtgacatggtgtagggagcctgctttggcaggggggttggactcgatgatctctagaggtcccttccaacccctacaattctgtgattctgtgctaaAGGTACTGGTGTCCGAGCCagccttctgcagctgctgcagcgcTTGTCTCTTCTCATGTCCACTGTCCTCTTTCTCCTTAGGTGGTGTGGTCCCTGCAAGATCCTCGGCCCTCGGTTAGAGAAGATGGTGGCCAAGCAGAAGGGGAAGGTGGTGATGGCCAAAGTGGACATCGATGATCACACAGACCTCGCGATTGAGTACGAGGTAGGAACCAGAAAAGCACAAGGTCGCTGTTGCTGCTGGTGCAGGGTGTgttcctcagcacagcagagtcTGGGTGGGCAGTGGAAGCCCAGTTCTGCCTGTTGGTTCCTGGTCCACTGGGTCATTGTGCAGTAGTGGATTTCACTGTGTacctttccttcagctctgtggTCTTATCTGGCATCCCCACCTCTAAATCTGCAGAAACATGGAAATCTGTCTGTCCTCTCAGCCACACAGAAGTTTGTCACTGTAAATGCAGTGTGTGCAGCATTTTACTGTGTGCACAGGTTGATTGGGTGTAGGGTGGGAGCATGAAGTAACAGGCCCCAGGCGCTCTTAACCACCATTCTCCACGCAGGCAgcccttcctctctctcctttcctcattCTTGCTGGATGACAGAGACTTGTCCTTAAGCTGCATGGCAAGGAGATGCCGTGGGCTTTGTTAGGACAGATGGAACGCAGGTCAGAGAAcacctgagcacagcaggagcgTGCATTCTGTTCTTGACAAGCACAGGCCTCAGTGATTGTGTTAGCACTTCACGTCCTTGTACTCTACTGTgccagaaggaggaggaagtcaaagcagtttgtttcctCCCACTCCTTCCTGCTGGTGCTGTGGTAGTGTCCTCTCAGCTGTTGCCCACCAGTGTCACTTGTAGCTTCTGTGGGCTGAGCACGAGAGTCTCTCATGTTCTTGTTGGCAGCAGTGTGTTGAGTGCTGGCTCATTGTATTGCAGCCTGATGGTTCTGCAGCTTAGGGACACTGGTAAGAAGAAATTGAAGAGGCTGTTTCTGCTGTAGTCGGAGATTAGGTAATCCTGATAGGTGCAGGGGAGGTTCTGCAGCAGCTATCCTAAGGAGAAGAGAATGGAGATTATTAGCTTAACTGTAGTATTGTCCCAAGCCTTCCAGTAGGCTGAATTAGCGAGCATTACAGTAGGATGATCTCGTACGACTGTAAAATGGCAAGCAGAGTACAAATATGGGAAGAAAGATCTTGAAAAAGATGCTGCAAGTTCCTTTGTTCTGCAAGTGTGATTACTCATTGCATGCACTGCTACTGGATGTGTGTGAGAAGCTGCAGGCATACAGCTATTTATTGCAGGGTCTGTCTGTCTTCCAGCTCTGATGGGCGTATGTGTAGGCAGCAAGGGCTGGCTTCTTTTTGGAGCCTAACATACAGACACAGTAAAGTTTTGTTTAGCAAGAGGACCCCTGGATCATCTCTGCATCTTCTGCTCTTGCAGTGATGCATGTATCTGGTCCTGACCATTCTGCACGCAGCTGAATCCCTTCCCTGGTAGTGTTGGTGAGTAGGACAGCTGCAAATGGGTAAAGGATAAAGTTTGGTTTGATTCTCATGTTTTGAGGCACCCTTTTCATAGCAGAAGTTTGGGTTGTGCGCCATGCTCATGCTTGGTCTTGTTCAGTCTTCTGTGAAGTTGCCAGCTAAGGAGATGTGGGCATGAGAGCTGACGGGGAGATGCTGAGGCAAGATCAGAGGGGAGACATCAGGAGAGccaaagaacattttttatttacttacttattcATTGAGTCTTTCCATCTGAGATTGGATGTCTACAGGCTCAGGTTTATGTTTGAGGGTTTCAGGGTCTGTTGCCATCCTCACAGTTCCCCACTAACTGCAAGGAAGCCTCATCCACCTGTGTCCATTCCCCTGCCCACATGCGTACGCCGCAGGTTGCTGCCTGATTGCGCAATGTACTTTCCACTGGCTTCCTTGGTGCAGAGGGGGAAGATAGAGCccccaggaggagctggagagtGCCATTagctcccagcagccccatctAGCATGACACACAAGAGCATTTCCTGAGACCAGAGATGCCGCAGTCACCCTCCTCCATTCAGGTAGTGCAGCACGCAGGTTCTTTCTCTGAGGGTTCCCCCTATTGGCTTGCTCCTCTCCTTGCCAGTTGTGGCCTtttgctgctcctccagcctgcTCTCGTCCTCTTGAGAGCAGGAAGGGAGgagtatttttgtttaatttgctttctcttgaAATTCCTTAGATTCCTTTTTTGCCTTGGCCTGGTGCCTGTTGGGAAGGAGCAGCccttgcttctgctgctctgcatgtggGCATGTGAGCTGCCCTGTAGAATGATGGACGTGGGGACATTGGTTGTTGGCAGAGCTCGTTCCTGCTATGCTTTGTTCCTAAGGCCGGGTGAAGGCTTTTCCCTGCCCAGCTCTTGGTGCTTTCAGTTTTAGATGGGAAAGAATTCCCTCAGCATGAGTGCTGCCACGAATAGCCTGTATGTCTGCTTACATTTATCTGTTTGGCCGGTGCTGATCAAAAGCAGCCtgactttttcttcagaaatgctttgaaggaagaagagagttTATTTAGTTTATTCAGTGCAAACCAAGcccaaaaaaagaaggaaaaaataaagcttgcttttcagtcattctcagcagcaaaaaaagaagtatgaaCCCATGCAGCAAAAGCAAGTACAGCAGGAAGGATGCTGTCAAAGCActtctgagcagctgcagggttCCACAGGGTTCCTTGCTCTCACCCACCTCACTGTACCGAGGCCCTGTAACCTCGGGGTGCTTGTTACAAACCCAGTTTGCAGTCCAGAGGGAGGCTTGGTGAAACTTTGCCCTTCTGAGAGAGGAAGAGACCAGTCAACTGCAGTATCTTTCTCATCCCTAAGATCCCGAGCAGCTTGCCATGCGAGCAGCCTGGCTCTGCCTCAGGCTGTCACTAGGAGGAGCTGAAGAACCTGTGTCGCAGCAAGGCTGGTGGGGTGGTAGCAGCCTCGGTGCTTCCATCCACTCAGATGGAACTGCACAAACCCCAGAGGACAGACTGCGGGTCCAGGCgggaaaggaagaacaaaatgtcCCTTTCATCTCAGCCTCCTGCTGGGAGAGAAGCCAGACCTCTGGAGGGTTTCCTGCAGGAAGGATTTCTGAGTGTGGTAGATccgtgctggcagcagggctgggacagcTGGAGCACACAAGAGAAGGCCCTATAGGTTGGCACAGGGGACAAGATAAGGACAGGAGGTGGttggggggagaggagaggcatTGTGCTGGAGCTGGGTAGGGGCGAGCAGGCTGTCATGACTGCGTctctgagctccagcagctccttctcGTGATCACATCTATGAGGTCTCTTCTGTCTCCATGCGCTCAGCAAGTCCCCAGGGAGCGTCATCATTTCCACTGCTGTTCTCTTCAGCAATTCCCAGCAAAATTTGTTCTGGATGAGAAAAATAGCACCTGGAGCAATGCAGCTGGGCTCTGGTTGGAGGGATTTGTCTTATCTGATCAGCAGgggcagaagaagaaagatgggTCACAGGGGATTAGAGGATGGCAAAAGTCTTCCTCCTGCCTGCCAATGGGTGGGGAGCCCTCCTTCAGCTCCTGTGCTATCTGAAGAGGAATACAGGTCCTATCTGATACCACCCTGGCCATAAAAGTCTAAAGGTCATCATGTCAGAGAGACAGCCTGGTAAAAGTCTGGGTTTGTCTGTTTATGATAGGGTAAAAGAGAAGGAGAACCTGTACTGGAGAGGAAAATAGCTTTaccttttgcttttatattaGGTTATTAGGTGTGGTCTTGTCTTTTAAATTGTAGGTTTTATTTAAACTAGAAAAGCTGTTGAGACTTAACATAGACTGCTGTATAAGGCAATGCAGAGGTGAGGCCACAGAGAGAAGGAACTCAGTCAAGCTGTCGTTTTGTAGATGTGCCAGCTTTGAGCAGTGTGGGGTCAACTCCCCaacctgcaggcagagccctcATCACTGCTTACAGCCAGATGCCCTCAGCTTCAGAACGCCGAGTCCCTGCAGTTCAGAAGCAAGGCtttagcaaagagaaaagctttctgTCCTTTGTTGGCTGCAGTTGTCTCCCTGTCTGAGGCAGGGGATTCTGGATGGGCACAGCTGTAGAGCTCCATTTGGGGCTGGGTGCAGCTGGGCTTcttgcagctctctgctcacaTGGATTTCTGTCTCTCTTGCCCCCAGGTGTCAGCAGTGCCAACAGTGCTGGCGATGAAGAATGGAGATGTTGTGGATAAGTTTGTGGGGGTAAAGGACGAGGATCAGCTGGAAGCATTCCTCAAGAAACTCATTGGAGCCTGAAGTTAAAGGGTGGCTGTACCTCTGCCTCTGAATATGTTCATCTTGTGCATTCCTTGTTGAGTTGAGGAGCACGTGGGCTGCCTGCCTCGTACAGCCTggggttttcttctgtttgggGGTCTTAGGAGATGGACAATGTTCTAAcccttcctttctgttcccCCCTTCTCTTGAGCAGCAGTAGTTGTAAAGgatgctgaggagcagagctgcttatCCTCAAAATGAGGAATGCAGCTGGGATTAGGAGCCCGTGTTCATCAACAAATTGCTGACGTGTGGAACTTCTGCTGAGCTAAGAGgaggaatattttccttttgtctaCCATCTGACAGTCCAGTGCAGAGGGCAACTGCTCCAACATGCGGAGGCTTATCTGCTCTGGGTGGGTTTGTTTAAAGTTGAGAATGCCTCTGCCTTGTCTCTTGAAACTGTCTTGATCCTGCTGTTTGGATGTCCCCAGGACAGGTACAAATCCTCTGCAAACCCACAGGCTCCCGTCATAATTTTAtaagagaaaatagaagtattttatGGATCTCCTTTTGTAGGTCTGTAATAAAGAGAACTTTATCGTCACATCTGTCTAGCTGGAGAATGAAACTTGATTCTCTGAAACCCCGGGGGAGCCCCTTATCTGTCCAGAGTAGCGAGAGGCACTATCAGCAGAACAGTGGCTGGTTCCTAATGATGGGTTGGGAGAGTGCAGGTTATGACTTGATCTCTACTAAAAGGTaatgttctgaaaaacaaacaagtggaTCGCTGTCACAgggctcccagtgctgctcctgtgTCCCACATTAGGTGCAGCTGGATCCCAGGCTCTGCAGGGACACTCCTTGTTTGTGCAGAGGCAGTGGCTCACTGCCCCCCATGCTTTCCTCACTTCCTTTCCAGTTTGAGAGCTGCCCTCCTTCTTGTGTAGATAATTCAGTCTGCTCACATGGGTGACCCTTGACAAAGGTGGATTTCTGACTCTTAATTGCCCCAACCTTTAGACTGAGGGAGGCAGCTGTGTGCCCATATCACCAACAGCCTTCAGCCCTACCCAGCTCTCCCTCCCTGCACACGCTTGGTGACTTCAACGTGCTCCTGGTTTCCCTGGGCAGTGCCCTACTCCCAGTTCCCTCTTACTGTAATACTTCACATTGGTGTGCATAGCTAAGATGCATGAGGGCACTGTATGTGCTTAACAGCCACGTAAG
The Coturnix japonica isolate 7356 chromosome 1, Coturnix japonica 2.1, whole genome shotgun sequence DNA segment above includes these coding regions:
- the TXN2 gene encoding thioredoxin, mitochondrial, whose translation is MAQRLAIRRLLALGRRPLPLGPRQLAPHGVHGRAFGCSATRGSAFNVQDGGDFQERVVNSPKPVVVDFYAQWCGPCKILGPRLEKMVAKQKGKVVMAKVDIDDHTDLAIEYEVSAVPTVLAMKNGDVVDKFVGVKDEDQLEAFLKKLIGA